One window of the Shewanella maritima genome contains the following:
- the dnaG gene encoding DNA primase → MAIPRDFINELIARTDIVDLIDRKVPLKKAGKNHTACCPFHSEKSPSFTVSRDKQFYHCFGCGAHGNAIDFVMEYDRLEFVDAIEELAGQLGLEVPREKGTGKRVDHGLSRDLYELMDEANRYFQTQLRQHSDKQKVVDYLAFRDLSDEVVEKFGIGFAPDGWDGLLSRYRQNQDAQDKLLTAGMLIANDNGKRYDRFRDRLMFPIRDRRGRVVGFGGRVLGDGTPKYLNSPETPIFHKGNELYGLYELKQQHRDPQHVLIVEGYMDVVALAQFGVDYAVASLGTSTTAEQFQLLVRSAKEVVCCYDGDNAGREAAWRALETALPLLKPGDTVKFMFLPQGEDPDTMVRQIGKQAFEQLIEQAMGLPEFLFDTLTRTHGTDKGALAKQAIALIQKIQDSVLQNLLLENLAHKLGMNSADDLKKKLGFVEQKAKPLNAKGLQGRGTPLRLAIALLVQAPQLGYGLPKQPALSKIQLTGIDLFNSLLDITRDKQLNSAQLLELYREHQQHSMLIKLAQWDHQVADENQVSEFKQSLLWLSDKYIEQRYQELSLKQPLSKEEKVQLLKLITIMKGKNK, encoded by the coding sequence ATGGCGATCCCTCGTGATTTTATCAATGAGCTTATTGCTCGCACAGACATAGTCGATCTCATTGATCGCAAAGTTCCGTTGAAAAAAGCCGGTAAAAATCACACGGCTTGTTGTCCTTTTCATAGTGAAAAATCACCTTCGTTTACCGTCAGCCGCGACAAACAGTTTTATCATTGCTTTGGCTGTGGTGCACACGGCAATGCGATTGATTTTGTCATGGAATATGATCGCTTAGAATTCGTTGATGCCATTGAAGAGTTAGCCGGCCAACTTGGACTTGAAGTACCAAGAGAGAAAGGCACTGGCAAACGCGTTGACCATGGTTTAAGCCGCGATTTATATGAGTTGATGGATGAAGCAAACCGCTACTTCCAAACCCAGCTGCGTCAACACAGCGACAAACAAAAAGTTGTCGACTACCTCGCCTTTCGTGACTTAAGTGACGAAGTGGTTGAAAAATTCGGGATTGGTTTTGCACCCGATGGCTGGGACGGACTATTAAGCCGTTACCGTCAAAATCAAGATGCGCAAGACAAGTTACTAACCGCGGGAATGCTAATTGCCAACGATAATGGCAAACGTTACGACAGGTTCCGCGACAGACTTATGTTTCCAATTCGCGACCGCCGCGGTCGTGTGGTTGGCTTTGGTGGCCGAGTGTTAGGAGACGGTACTCCTAAATACTTGAATTCACCAGAAACGCCCATATTTCATAAGGGTAATGAGCTTTATGGATTATACGAGCTAAAACAGCAGCATCGTGACCCACAGCATGTACTCATTGTTGAAGGTTATATGGACGTTGTCGCACTAGCTCAGTTTGGCGTTGACTACGCTGTGGCATCTTTGGGAACCTCCACCACAGCAGAACAATTTCAACTTTTGGTTCGCAGTGCTAAAGAAGTCGTATGCTGCTACGACGGTGATAATGCCGGTCGTGAAGCTGCATGGCGAGCACTAGAAACCGCATTACCTTTGCTCAAACCTGGTGACACTGTGAAGTTTATGTTTTTACCGCAAGGTGAAGACCCAGACACTATGGTGAGGCAAATCGGTAAACAAGCCTTTGAGCAGTTAATTGAACAAGCAATGGGGCTTCCTGAGTTCCTGTTTGACACACTAACTCGCACTCATGGCACCGATAAGGGTGCATTGGCAAAACAAGCAATTGCTCTTATCCAAAAGATTCAGGACTCCGTTCTACAAAACTTGTTGCTCGAAAACCTCGCGCACAAACTTGGTATGAACAGTGCTGATGACTTAAAAAAGAAACTAGGCTTTGTTGAACAAAAAGCCAAACCGCTAAATGCCAAGGGCTTACAAGGTAGAGGAACGCCATTAAGGCTCGCGATTGCCTTACTCGTACAGGCCCCACAATTGGGCTATGGCTTACCTAAGCAACCAGCATTAAGCAAAATACAGCTCACAGGCATAGACTTATTCAATAGCCTGTTGGATATAACTCGCGACAAACAGTTGAACAGCGCACAACTACTTGAACTATATAGAGAGCATCAACAACATTCGATGCTGATCAAATTGGCCCAATGGGACCATCAAGTGGCGGATGAAAACCAGGTATCCGAGTTTAAACAATCCTTATTATGGCTGAGTGATAAATACATCGAGCAGCGATATCAAGAGCTTAGCCTTAAACAACCATTGTCGAAGGAAGAGAAAGTACAACTACTTAAACTGATCACGATAATGAAAGGCAAAAACAAATAA
- the rpoD gene encoding RNA polymerase sigma factor RpoD: MDQTPQSQLKLLLAKGKEQGYLTYAEVNDHLPADMVDSDQIEDIIQMINDMGIRVFEEAPDADDMMMSEDSTDEDAAEEAAAALATVESELGRTTDPVRMYMREMGTVELLTREGEIVIAKRIEEGINTVQCSVSEYPQAIAMILEQFDQYEADEIRLSDIISGFVNPDEDDVAPTATHVGSELSEEELEDEDDDGDDDEEEEEGNKGPCPEEAKEKFTQLREAYEKSLAIIAEKGRDHPESIGSLFIIGELFKEFRLVPKQFDRLVKSMRTMMDRVRVQERLILKLCVEQAKMPKKNFVKAFTSNETNLEWFEAEKTSAKPYAEGLRMVEFDVERCVGKLEAIEQETDLTIAGIKDINRRMSIGEAKARRAKKEMVEANLRLVISIAKKYTNRGLQFLDLIQEGNIGLMKAVDKFEYRRGYKFSTYATWWIRQAITRSIADQARTIRIPVHMIETINKLNRISRQMLQEMGREPSPEELAERMMMPEDKIRKVLKIAKEPISMETPIGDDEDSHLGDFIEDTTLELPLDSATGESLRNATHEVLAGLTAREAKVLRMRFGIDMNTDHTLEEVGKQFDVTRERIRQIEAKALRKLRHPSRSEILKSFLDE; the protein is encoded by the coding sequence ATGGATCAAACTCCGCAGTCGCAACTTAAATTGTTGCTAGCTAAAGGTAAAGAACAAGGTTACTTAACCTATGCAGAAGTGAACGATCACTTACCTGCAGACATGGTCGACTCTGACCAGATTGAAGATATTATCCAGATGATAAATGACATGGGTATCCGTGTGTTTGAAGAAGCACCCGATGCCGATGACATGATGATGTCGGAAGACAGCACAGACGAAGATGCAGCTGAAGAAGCTGCCGCAGCCCTTGCTACCGTAGAAAGCGAATTAGGCCGCACCACTGACCCTGTACGTATGTATATGCGTGAAATGGGTACAGTAGAGCTACTTACCCGCGAAGGCGAGATTGTTATTGCTAAGCGCATTGAAGAAGGTATTAATACCGTTCAATGTTCAGTGAGTGAATACCCACAAGCAATCGCCATGATCTTGGAGCAATTCGACCAGTACGAAGCTGACGAAATTCGCTTGTCTGATATTATCTCTGGATTTGTCAATCCTGACGAAGATGACGTTGCCCCAACCGCGACTCACGTTGGTTCTGAGCTTTCTGAAGAAGAGCTTGAAGATGAAGACGATGATGGCGACGATGACGAAGAAGAGGAAGAAGGCAACAAAGGCCCTTGCCCTGAAGAAGCCAAAGAAAAATTCACTCAACTTCGTGAGGCTTATGAAAAGAGCTTAGCAATTATCGCTGAGAAAGGTCGTGACCACCCTGAGTCTATCGGCTCACTATTCATAATCGGTGAGCTATTTAAAGAGTTCCGTCTTGTACCTAAGCAATTTGACCGACTAGTTAAAAGCATGCGCACCATGATGGACCGCGTACGCGTTCAAGAGCGTCTAATTCTTAAGCTGTGTGTTGAACAAGCTAAAATGCCTAAGAAGAACTTCGTTAAGGCATTTACTAGCAACGAAACCAACCTTGAGTGGTTTGAAGCAGAGAAAACTAGCGCTAAACCATACGCAGAAGGCCTACGCATGGTTGAATTCGACGTAGAGCGCTGTGTTGGTAAGTTAGAAGCTATCGAGCAAGAAACTGACCTAACCATTGCTGGTATTAAAGACATCAACCGTCGTATGTCTATCGGTGAAGCAAAAGCTCGCCGCGCTAAGAAAGAAATGGTTGAAGCGAACTTACGTCTAGTAATTTCTATCGCGAAAAAGTACACCAACCGTGGCCTACAATTCCTGGATCTTATCCAGGAAGGTAACATCGGTCTGATGAAAGCGGTAGACAAGTTCGAATACCGTCGTGGTTACAAGTTCTCGACTTACGCAACTTGGTGGATCCGTCAGGCGATCACTCGCTCGATTGCTGACCAAGCACGTACCATTCGTATTCCTGTGCACATGATTGAGACGATCAACAAGCTAAACCGTATCTCTCGTCAAATGCTACAAGAAATGGGTCGTGAGCCATCTCCAGAAGAGCTAGCTGAGCGCATGATGATGCCTGAGGACAAGATCCGTAAGGTACTCAAGATTGCTAAAGAACCTATCTCAATGGAAACCCCAATCGGTGATGATGAAGATTCGCACTTAGGTGATTTCATTGAAGATACCACGCTAGAGCTGCCACTGGATTCAGCGACAGGTGAAAGCTTACGTAACGCAACTCACGAAGTGTTAGCAGGCCTAACGGCTCGTGAAGCTAAAGTGCTACGTATGCGCTTTGGTATCGACATGAACACTGACCACACGCTTGAAGAAGTAGGTAAGCAGTTTGACGTTACGCGTGAGCGTATCCGTCAGATTGAAGCGAAAGCACTACGTAAACTACGCCACCCTTCTCGCTCAGAAATCTTAAAGTCGTTCTTAGACGAGTAA
- a CDS encoding LysR family transcriptional regulator, which yields MNKLEAMTAFCVVAEQQNFSAAARELGVSNTLVSRHVKQLEQTLGCLLLKRNTRKVYLTPAGEQYLEQIRPLLKKLNSVEAMMGQFSEQPSGKLTISTTFEMGGQYFAPLIAKYRKQYPKVELNIRLANSPADLFESDIDLAFRVAPNLPNASYIAQSIGQSRLSLWASPDYLAKFGEPTSPEGLIEHELLFFSHSIRKEQWIFEHNGERFTQKLPWTWSSDNGRLLNEAAASGQGIIQAPTYSVNEYVNQGRLVEVMPEYSINNLMVSAVFPHRLKLTNKISSFVAMAKAHFSEFPLP from the coding sequence ATGAATAAGCTAGAGGCCATGACGGCATTTTGCGTGGTTGCCGAGCAGCAAAATTTTTCAGCAGCGGCGCGAGAGTTAGGTGTGTCGAACACGTTAGTGAGTCGTCATGTGAAACAGCTTGAGCAAACTTTGGGGTGCTTGCTGTTGAAGCGCAATACGCGCAAGGTTTATCTCACCCCAGCAGGTGAACAATACCTTGAGCAAATTCGCCCTTTGCTTAAGAAACTCAACTCAGTTGAAGCTATGATGGGGCAGTTTAGTGAGCAGCCAAGCGGCAAGCTGACCATATCAACTACCTTCGAAATGGGTGGGCAATACTTTGCGCCTCTGATTGCTAAATATCGCAAGCAATATCCAAAGGTTGAGTTAAATATTCGCTTGGCAAATAGCCCCGCAGATTTATTCGAATCTGATATTGATCTCGCCTTTCGCGTCGCGCCTAATTTACCCAATGCTAGTTACATAGCCCAAAGTATCGGCCAATCTCGCCTGAGCTTATGGGCAAGCCCAGATTATCTAGCTAAATTCGGCGAGCCGACATCGCCCGAAGGTTTGATTGAGCACGAGCTGTTATTTTTCTCTCACAGCATTCGTAAAGAGCAGTGGATATTTGAGCATAACGGTGAGCGATTTACTCAAAAGTTGCCTTGGACCTGGTCATCAGACAATGGCCGTTTACTTAATGAAGCCGCTGCTAGCGGGCAGGGGATTATTCAAGCGCCAACCTATTCAGTAAATGAGTATGTAAATCAGGGGCGTCTTGTAGAAGTTATGCCTGAATATAGCATTAACAATTTGATGGTATCAGCGGTATTCCCACACCGACTAAAACTGACTAACAAGATCAGCAGCTTTGTCGCCATGGCTAAAGCGCACTTTAGCGAGTTCCCGTTGCCTTAG